A single genomic interval of Dyella terrae harbors:
- a CDS encoding undecaprenyl-diphosphate phosphatase: protein MSDIINVILLGIIEGITEFLPISSTGHLLIAEKLGLGERSDLFNVGIQAGAILAVTLIYWKRIWQLFTQWRDPANRDYLLKLFVAFAITAVLGFIVTKAGFKLPEAVTPIAWALVIGGIWMIGAERLAARQVDRSDVTWRVAILVGIAQIVAGVFPGTSRSAATIFTAMLAGTSNRAAATEFAFLVGIPTMYAATGYELLKVLKSGGAAHEDWMALMVGFIVSAIVAFIAVKWLLGYIRSHRFTPFAIYRIALGIALLLWLPAGV, encoded by the coding sequence GTGAGCGACATCATCAACGTCATCCTGCTGGGCATCATCGAAGGGATCACCGAGTTCCTGCCGATCTCCAGCACCGGTCACCTGCTGATTGCCGAGAAGCTGGGCCTGGGCGAACGCTCGGATCTGTTCAACGTGGGCATCCAGGCGGGTGCCATCCTCGCGGTGACGCTGATCTACTGGAAACGCATCTGGCAGCTGTTCACCCAGTGGCGCGATCCGGCCAACCGCGATTACCTGCTGAAGCTGTTTGTCGCCTTCGCCATCACGGCCGTGCTCGGGTTCATCGTCACCAAGGCCGGCTTCAAGTTGCCCGAGGCCGTGACACCCATTGCCTGGGCACTGGTGATCGGCGGTATCTGGATGATCGGTGCCGAGCGACTTGCTGCGCGCCAGGTCGATCGCAGTGACGTGACCTGGCGCGTGGCGATCCTGGTCGGCATCGCGCAGATCGTCGCAGGCGTTTTTCCCGGCACGTCCCGTTCGGCGGCCACCATCTTCACCGCCATGCTCGCGGGCACCAGCAATCGCGCAGCCGCCACGGAGTTCGCGTTCCTGGTCGGCATCCCCACGATGTACGCGGCCACGGGCTACGAGCTGCTGAAAGTGCTCAAGAGTGGCGGCGCGGCGCATGAGGACTGGATGGCGCTGATGGTCGGCTTCATCGTCTCGGCCATCGTCGCCTTCATCGCGGTGAAGTGGCTGCTCGGCTACATCCGTTCGCATCGCTTCACGCCTTTTGCCATCTACCGCATCGCGCTGGGCATCGCGCTGTTGCTGTGGCTGCCCGCCGGCGTCTGA
- a CDS encoding winged helix-turn-helix transcriptional regulator: MESPRHYRWIDLHVDLVRHRVSRGETELDVQGLSFQLLACLLRHGIDVVSFDTLMAEVWAPAVVNEETVTQRVKLLRQSLGDDGRSPRYIRSVRGRGYQLCEPAVALDALVPQETVTRESARRRWLWIVPVIVVGAAALAVGWHAHRTPTLAAPGPQQELLQRASYYAGIGQRDNNERAAALYQQLLAIDSTSVAAKVGLSRAYSARVCLYNFPYEWTRQAQDLAQAALRDAPNDATAWSALAYAHDCRGEMQPAIDAYEKAVALDPNDDASRSSAAYLYQERGQLADALRSNLAMRDPTARVRYRDVQIAREMDLLGFHDAAEGRFRKSFQLNPDNVFSNIAWPQHLYLQGRFAEAQAALDEAMARHTPHVGLYQLAGELALVRGDRAAALAAFRQAAALRPQMSMPTTLVALYQDQAPDPAWLEARITDMRKQLGQGMGYPSDQLELAMLQLAHGQRADALTTLSRAVDAGYSDQAYLQVSPLLKSLSAEPVYAQAIDSISRRVAAQRAQVLAAPWRPADLAAPSP; this comes from the coding sequence ATGGAATCGCCACGCCACTATCGATGGATCGACCTGCACGTCGACCTGGTTCGCCATCGCGTGAGTCGCGGCGAGACGGAACTGGACGTGCAGGGCCTGAGTTTTCAGTTACTGGCCTGCCTGCTTCGCCATGGTATCGACGTTGTCAGTTTCGACACGCTGATGGCGGAAGTCTGGGCGCCAGCCGTCGTCAACGAAGAAACCGTCACGCAGCGCGTGAAGCTGCTGCGGCAGTCGCTGGGCGATGACGGGCGCAGTCCTCGCTACATCCGTTCGGTGCGCGGGCGCGGTTACCAGCTGTGCGAACCGGCCGTGGCGCTGGATGCGCTGGTGCCGCAGGAGACAGTGACGCGGGAGTCAGCGCGCCGACGCTGGCTGTGGATCGTGCCGGTCATCGTCGTCGGTGCGGCCGCACTCGCTGTCGGGTGGCATGCGCACCGCACGCCCACCCTCGCCGCGCCCGGACCGCAACAGGAGCTGCTGCAACGCGCGAGCTACTACGCCGGCATCGGCCAGCGTGACAACAACGAACGCGCGGCGGCGCTGTATCAACAACTGCTCGCGATCGACTCAACCAGCGTAGCCGCGAAGGTGGGCTTGAGCCGCGCCTACAGCGCACGCGTGTGCCTCTACAACTTCCCCTACGAATGGACGCGCCAGGCGCAGGATCTGGCCCAGGCTGCGCTGCGTGACGCGCCGAACGACGCCACGGCGTGGTCCGCCCTCGCCTATGCGCATGACTGCCGCGGTGAGATGCAGCCGGCCATCGATGCGTATGAAAAAGCCGTCGCGCTGGATCCGAACGACGATGCCAGCCGCTCCTCCGCCGCCTACCTCTACCAGGAGCGCGGCCAGCTGGCCGACGCGCTGCGCAGCAATCTGGCCATGCGCGATCCGACGGCGCGGGTGCGCTACCGCGACGTGCAGATCGCTCGGGAGATGGACCTGCTCGGCTTCCACGACGCGGCCGAAGGGCGCTTTCGCAAGAGCTTCCAGCTCAATCCGGACAATGTCTTCTCCAACATCGCCTGGCCCCAGCACCTGTACCTGCAGGGGCGCTTTGCCGAAGCCCAGGCCGCGCTCGACGAAGCCATGGCGCGACATACCCCGCACGTGGGCCTTTACCAACTGGCCGGCGAGCTGGCGCTGGTTCGCGGGGACCGGGCGGCGGCGCTGGCCGCCTTCAGGCAGGCCGCCGCGCTACGCCCCCAGATGAGCATGCCCACCACCCTGGTCGCCCTTTACCAGGACCAGGCACCGGACCCGGCGTGGCTGGAGGCGCGCATCACGGATATGCGCAAGCAGCTGGGACAAGGCATGGGTTACCCCTCCGACCAGCTGGAGCTGGCCATGCTGCAACTGGCGCACGGCCAGCGCGCGGATGCCCTGACGACGCTGTCTCGTGCCGTCGATGCCGGCTACTCGGACCAGGCGTACCTGCAGGTCTCGCCCCTGCTCAAGTCGCTGTCGGCCGAGCCGGTTTACGCCCAGGCCATCGACAGCATCAGCCGCCGGGTCGCCGCGCAACGCGCGCAGGTCCTGGCCGCCCCCTGGCGACCGGCGGACCTCGCCGCGCCATCGCCCTGA
- a CDS encoding GAF domain-containing protein — MPTQESSSDYAWPPSVVGFDMPSSTTHPDVPPVMIALLDTQPDHFWIEAFACEVETFRKRHELEQVRLDVRSLVVAGPIAKLRGLTTTVRDFVHRVSRISLQRRVMERLRSGSSSTPEEENQAATRDVDLVAHIPVIGKILEAVSRETGMRFATVARVSDTRWTACAVYDTINFGLRAGQDLVLETTICNEIREHGHIVTIDHASAHPHYSRHPTPALYGFESYISIPIYRADGRFFGTLCAVDPLPRRLDPATIRSLEKYAKAIGAEIDARSEER, encoded by the coding sequence ATGCCCACGCAAGAGTCATCGTCGGACTACGCCTGGCCACCGTCCGTGGTCGGATTCGACATGCCCTCGTCCACCACGCACCCCGACGTGCCGCCGGTGATGATTGCCCTCCTCGATACACAACCCGACCACTTCTGGATCGAGGCTTTCGCCTGCGAGGTCGAAACCTTCCGGAAGCGCCATGAACTGGAGCAGGTGCGTCTGGACGTGCGCAGCCTTGTCGTCGCCGGCCCGATCGCAAAGCTGCGCGGACTGACCACGACGGTGCGCGACTTCGTGCACCGCGTGTCGCGCATCAGCCTGCAGCGGCGCGTGATGGAGCGCCTGCGATCCGGGTCGTCATCGACACCCGAAGAAGAAAACCAGGCCGCCACGCGCGACGTCGACCTGGTGGCGCATATCCCCGTCATCGGGAAAATCCTCGAAGCGGTATCGCGTGAAACCGGCATGCGCTTCGCCACCGTCGCGCGCGTATCCGACACGCGCTGGACCGCCTGCGCCGTGTACGACACGATAAATTTCGGCCTGCGCGCCGGCCAGGACCTGGTGCTCGAAACCACCATCTGCAACGAGATCCGCGAGCACGGCCATATCGTCACCATCGACCACGCCAGCGCGCATCCGCATTATTCCCGCCATCCGACGCCGGCGCTGTACGGGTTCGAAAGCTACATCTCGATACCGATCTATCGGGCGGATGGCCGCTTCTTCGGCACGCTATGTGCGGTCGATCCCCTGCCGCGCCGGCTGGATCCGGCCACGATCCGTTCGTTGGAGAAGTACGCGAAAGCGATTGGCGCGGAGATCGATGCCCGGTCGGAGGAACGGTGA
- a CDS encoding EamA family transporter gives MSSRSPVAEMALAVGVLVVAMVSYQCGASLAKHLFPHVGAQGATAYRLGLSALILILWRRPWRRMDQWKDWHAIWGYGLSLGAMNLVFYMSLRTIPLGIAVALEFTGPLTLALVGSRRLLDFVWIALVIAGLLLLLPLRGQAQGLDPVGVMYALAAGVGWALYIVMGQKAGAGFGADAVTLGTSIGALLVIPFGVAHAGTALLSPELLPYAIGVAFLSSALPYSLEMMALTRLPARTFSTLLSLEPAIAAMAGVILLSEHLTAVQWMAIVAIIVAAAGTAMSSRSKSGDVAPAAL, from the coding sequence ATGTCTTCCCGTTCTCCCGTTGCTGAAATGGCGCTGGCCGTTGGCGTGCTCGTCGTTGCGATGGTGTCGTACCAGTGCGGCGCGTCGCTGGCCAAGCATTTGTTTCCGCACGTCGGAGCGCAGGGTGCGACGGCGTATCGCCTGGGGTTGAGCGCGCTGATCCTGATCCTGTGGCGTCGTCCGTGGCGCCGCATGGATCAGTGGAAGGACTGGCACGCGATCTGGGGTTACGGCTTGTCGCTGGGCGCGATGAACCTGGTGTTCTACATGTCCCTGCGCACCATTCCGCTGGGCATCGCGGTGGCGCTGGAGTTCACCGGGCCATTGACGCTGGCGCTCGTCGGCTCGCGCCGACTGCTCGACTTCGTCTGGATCGCGCTGGTGATCGCGGGTCTCCTGCTGCTGCTGCCTTTGCGCGGGCAGGCGCAGGGCCTTGATCCCGTCGGCGTGATGTATGCGCTGGCGGCGGGCGTGGGCTGGGCGCTGTACATCGTGATGGGCCAGAAAGCCGGTGCCGGCTTCGGTGCCGATGCCGTCACGCTCGGGACGTCCATCGGCGCGCTGCTGGTGATTCCCTTTGGCGTGGCGCACGCCGGTACCGCGTTGCTGTCGCCCGAACTGCTGCCTTACGCGATCGGCGTGGCCTTCCTGAGCTCCGCCTTGCCGTATTCGCTGGAGATGATGGCGCTGACGCGCTTGCCGGCGCGCACGTTCAGCACGCTGCTGAGCCTTGAGCCGGCCATCGCGGCCATGGCGGGCGTGATCCTGTTGAGCGAACACCTCACCGCCGTGCAGTGGATGGCCATCGTGGCGATTATCGTGGCGGCGGCGGGTACCGCGATGAGTTCGCGGAGTAAGAGCGGGGATGTCGCGCCTGCGGCGCTGTAA